One Lysinibacillus sp. OF-1 DNA segment encodes these proteins:
- a CDS encoding helix-turn-helix domain-containing protein, whose amino-acid sequence MDSLVESVGIHIRVLRKSKKLSQEELAFKANVHPTYIGQIERGEKNLTISSLYQITNALEINLAEFFSVIESNNNSTENLPYRLIIKLLQDVDISEQRQLYEILKQIVEWKKN is encoded by the coding sequence ATGGATAGTTTAGTGGAATCAGTCGGAATACACATCCGTGTGTTAAGGAAAAGTAAGAAACTTAGTCAAGAAGAGCTTGCTTTTAAAGCTAATGTTCACCCAACATATATTGGTCAAATTGAACGTGGAGAAAAAAACTTAACTATCTCTAGCCTTTATCAAATCACAAATGCATTAGAAATTAATCTTGCAGAGTTCTTTTCAGTTATTGAATCTAATAACAATTCTACTGAAAATTTACCTTATCGCTTGATTATTAAATTACTACAAGATGTAGATATAAGTGAGCAAAGACAGTTATACGAAATACTAAAGCAAATTGTTGAGTGGAAAAAAAACTAA
- a CDS encoding lecithin retinol acyltransferase family protein: MGFFEDLNNCFECISAANKELVSDVKELAAKTKRDIISDWKREVPVFGNSIEKVDRAITTFRNAKEHFPDPSIGPFNPDLQLKKIMKKLVQDNKLEKDSKIKRAQHLKVNRFGYSHHALSIDGCEVIHYQDFIVKTESIVSFAKGADIHILDTPRLFTKDQVIARAYSKLGERKYNLIFNNCEHFVRWVLNGEE, translated from the coding sequence GTGGGATTTTTTGAAGATCTAAATAATTGTTTTGAATGCATATCCGCGGCAAATAAAGAACTAGTGAGTGATGTGAAGGAGCTTGCAGCTAAAACAAAACGTGACATCATTTCAGATTGGAAAAGAGAAGTCCCTGTTTTCGGTAATTCGATAGAGAAAGTTGATCGTGCTATAACTACTTTTAGAAATGCAAAAGAACATTTTCCTGACCCTTCGATAGGACCATTTAATCCCGATTTACAATTGAAAAAGATCATGAAAAAGTTGGTACAGGATAACAAACTAGAAAAAGATAGTAAAATAAAACGTGCGCAGCATTTAAAAGTAAACCGATTTGGATATTCCCATCACGCTTTATCAATAGATGGATGTGAGGTCATCCATTATCAAGACTTTATCGTAAAAACAGAGTCTATTGTGAGTTTTGCTAAAGGAGCTGACATTCACATATTAGATACACCTCGCCTTTTTACAAAAGACCAAGTAATTGCCCGCGCTTATTCAAAATTAGGCGAAAGAAAGTATAACTTGATCTTTAACAACTGCGAGCATTTTGTAAGATGGGTATTGAATGGTGAAGAATAA
- a CDS encoding serine/threonine protein kinase, translating into MPNNAEVSEQLKLWKETALKLFDNSADSVSITNINQIISTLNTIGTSKASNHMFMPSGGGLDLIGARPSFEKGLVELNLDGTAKIVNPESLTFHPIGDDPQWWYYRLNTTPFPHSGVYEGISFEDDDELKFLGEELLEVEQGNYKERFYWDENHLGHDENGREIPLPDTARIVIRANNGGDYVIFPKFSAYNHNPRTYDARHNKMNGDTFEQYIKNIVQELIMKD; encoded by the coding sequence TTGCCAAATAATGCAGAAGTGTCTGAACAACTAAAATTATGGAAAGAAACAGCATTAAAGCTGTTTGATAATTCAGCTGATAGTGTGAGTATTACCAATATAAACCAAATTATCAGTACATTAAATACAATTGGGACTAGTAAAGCCTCAAATCATATGTTTATGCCTTCTGGCGGAGGTTTGGATTTAATAGGTGCACGTCCATCCTTTGAGAAGGGATTAGTAGAATTAAATTTAGATGGTACTGCTAAAATCGTTAATCCAGAATCTCTTACCTTCCATCCAATAGGCGATGATCCTCAGTGGTGGTATTATCGTTTAAATACTACGCCATTTCCACATAGCGGGGTATATGAGGGGATTTCTTTTGAGGACGATGATGAATTAAAGTTTTTAGGTGAAGAATTACTTGAAGTTGAACAAGGAAACTATAAAGAGAGATTTTACTGGGATGAAAATCACTTAGGTCACGACGAAAATGGCCGTGAAATTCCCCTTCCGGATACTGCCCGAATTGTAATACGGGCAAACAACGGCGGTGATTATGTAATTTTCCCGAAATTCTCAGCCTATAATCATAATCCGAGAACTTATGATGCTCGACATAATAAAATGAATGGAGATACTTTTGAACAATATATAAAAAATATTGTTCAAGAATTAATAATGAAAGATTAA